In Leucoraja erinacea ecotype New England unplaced genomic scaffold, Leri_hhj_1 Leri_804S, whole genome shotgun sequence, the sequence taggtgcaggagtagggcattcggtacttcgagcctgcaccgccattcaataagaacatggctgatcatccaactcagtatcctgtacctgcgttctctccataccccctgatctattaagccacaagggccacatctaactccctcttaaatatagccaatgaactggcctcaactgcattctgtggcagagaattccacagattcaccactctctgtgtgaaaaatgtttttctcatcgcagtcctaaaagatttcccctttatccttatactgtgaccccttgttctggacttccccaacatcgggaacaatcttcctgcatgtagcctggcaagcccctaagaattttgtaagtttctataagatcccaactgaatcttctaaattctagcgagacatTAGTGACAGGAGAGAATAGAATTactggttcaagttcaagttcaagtgagtttattgtcatgggtccctgataggacaatgaaattattgctttgcttcagcacacagaacataataggcatttactacaaaacagatcagtgtgggaGGGTCAGCATGGACCCCATAGGCCGAATGTTACTGATCGTGGTCTAAAAAATGAAGATTTGCACCTTTAAACGAGGGAAACCCCTGCTAGTTATCAAGATCCTGGCGTGAGCCATTTGACAGGAGTCGCCCAGAAACCGTCAATGGTTCCCTGGATGTTAAGAACCCAGGCCCTCGGTTTGGAAAGAACGTCTCCTGGTTTCTGCAATCGTGGAGCGGCTGGTCTGGTTGTGGTAAATTTCACAGCTCAGTGCGAGACCAGTGTTTGGGTCAAGCTTCTGCCGCGTGGATTCCTGCACAACCTCCAACTACCTTGAACCCGGTCGGACACCAGTCCACGAACTGGATGGAGCGCTTGGTCTTGATGGTGGCGATGGAGGCGTTGACGTCCTTGGGCACCATGTCCCCGCGGTACATCATGCAGCACGCCATGTATTTGCCCTGGCGGGGTTCGCACTTGAGCATCTGGTTGGCCGGCTCGAAACAGGCGTTGGTGATCTCCGACACCGACAGTTGCTCGTTGTAAGCCTTCTCGGCCGAGATCAGGGGCGCGTAGGTCACCAGCGGGAAGTGAATGCGCGGGTAGGGGACCAGATTGGTCTGGAGCTCGAGCAGGTCCACGTTGAGGGCGCTGTCGAAGCGCAGCGAGGCGGTGATGGACGACACTACCTGTCCCAGCAGGCGGTTGAGGTTGGTGTAGGTGGGGCGCTCGATGTCCAGGTTCCGCCGGCTGACGTCGTAAATAGCCTCGTTGTCCAGCATGAAGGAGCAGTCGGAGTGCTCCAGGGTGCAGTGGGTGACCAGCACCGCGTTGTAGGGCTCGACCACCGCGGTGGAGATCTGCGGCGCCGGGTAAACGGAAAACTCCAGCTTGGATTTCTTGCCGTAATCGACGGAGAGTCTCTCCATGAGGAGGGAGGTGAAACCCGAGCCGGTGCCACCACCGAAACTGTGGAAGACGAGGAACCCCTGCAGTCCGGTGCACTGGTCGGCCTGTGGGCAAATAAAGTGGAGAGCATTGAGAAGGGGGAAAGGTGTGGGTGTTACAGGGGGTAAACTGACCCTCTGGAGAGGTGGATGGAGCCTAACATTAGTGGTTTTAGTTAAACATTTGTGGTCGGAAAGATGCGAGCGagtatcttttttaaatttttttattttattcatctatttatttatttatttatttatttgtgaaagatgtgaaatatatagtgtgtgaagaaagaaaacgggtaaatgaagaaagttgagggagaaaatagtgaaaagaaaataaaataaaaaagaaaaggagatcattatttataatcttgaccaaccctcgtccagtcctgaaacggttattttttacaattgtgttgcaccatatgattccaaaaaaacgacgaatggagaccaactcgttatgaattggtctgatttatccattaggaggaatcgcatttcctcaagatgagcggtgtccaacatacttgcaatccacattttaagcattggtattgttgtacccttccaaaatttaagtattcatttttttgctattattaaaccatagttaaggaatagattttgagatgtgttcaatttattcccatcttccattataccaagtataatcatttcagtattaggttccattcttgtcttgaataattttgtaaatatttcaaaaatatcattccaaaatctataaagttttatgcaggaaactaaggagtgtgttatagttgccttttgggctagacatttatcacatgtggcggatatatttggataacatttgttcaatcttgtttttgaataaattaatctatgtacaattttaaattgaattagattatgtcttacattaattgaacatttgtgaatatatatcaggtatttttcccatttaaccttcgtaatttttatcattaattcccgttcccactcttctctaagtacctctgtcgatggtaggtctatatttagaatactattatataaataggatattaatttttgtgagtcagcttcaatattcattgcttcttccaataagtcaggagttactttttgatatccttgtatatattttttcacaaagtcgcaaat encodes:
- the LOC129694804 gene encoding tubulin alpha-1 chain-like, which gives rise to MNPFLNELVHSPFSVCSPVDEVRTGTYRLLFHPEQLITGKEDAANNYARGHCSIGKEVVELVLDRIRKLADQCTGLQGFLVFHSFGGGTGSGFTSLLMERLSVDYGKKSKLEFSVYPAPQISTAVVEPYNAVLVTHCTLEHSDCSFMLDNEAIYDVSRRNLDIERPTYTNLNRLLGQVVSSITASLRFDSALNVDLLELQTNLVPYPRIHFPLVTYAPLISAEKAYNEQLSVSEITNACFEPANQMLKCEPRQGKYMACCMMYRGDMVPKDVNASIATIKTKRSIQFVDWCPTGFKVVGGCAGIHAAEA